In Castor canadensis chromosome 11, mCasCan1.hap1v2, whole genome shotgun sequence, a single genomic region encodes these proteins:
- the Fmod gene encoding fibromodulin has product MQWASLLLLAGLCSLSQAQYEEEDSHWWFQYLRSQQSTYYDPYDPYPYEPSEPYPYEVEEGPAYFYGSPSPPEPRDCPQECDCPPNFPTAMYCDNRNLKYLPFVPSRMKYVYFQNNQISSIQEGAFDNATGLLWIALHGNQITSDKVGRRVFSKLRHLERLYLDHNNLTRMPGPLPRSLRELHLDHNQISRVPNNALEGLENLTALYLQHNEIQEVGSSMRGLRSLILLDLSYNHLRRVPDGLPSALEQLYLEHNNVYTVPDSYFRGSPKLLYVRLSHNSLTNSGLATNTFNSSSLLELDLSYNQLQKIPPVNTNLENLYLQGNRINEFSISSFCTVVDVMNFSKLQVLRLDGNEIQRSAMPVDAPLCLRLASLIEI; this is encoded by the exons ATGCAGTGGGCCTCCCTCCTGCTGCTGGCAGGGCTCTGCTCCCTCTCCCAGGCTCAGTATGAAGAGGAAGATTCTCACTGGTGGTTCCAATACCTCCGCAGTCAGCAGTCCACCTACTACGACCCCTATGACCCTTACCCATATGAGCCCTCCGAGCCTTACCCCTACGAGGTGGAGGAGGGCCCAGCCTACTTCTACGGTTCACCATCCCCACCAGAACCCCGTGACTGCCCCCAGGAGTGTGACTGTCCCCCCAACTTCCCCACAGCCATGTACTGTGACAACCGCAACCTCAAGTACCTGCCCTTCGTGCCCTCACGCATGAAGTATGTCTACTTCCAGAACAACCAGATCTCCTCCATCCAGGAAGGCGCCTTCGACAATGCCACTGGGCTGCTCTGGATTGCGCTCCACGGCAACCAGATCACCAGTGATAAGGTGGGCAGGAGGGTCTTCTCCAAGCTGAGGCACCTGGAGAGGCTGTACCTGGATCACAACAACCTGACCCGGATGCCCGGCCCTCTGCCTCGGTCCCTGCGAGAGCTCCATCTCGACCACAATCAGATCTCACGGGTCCCCAACAATGCTTTGGAGGGGTTGGAGAACCTCACAGCCTTGTACCTCCAACACAATGAGATCCAGGAAGTAGGCAGCTCCATGAGGGGCCTCCGGTCCCTGATCTTGCTGGACCTGAGCTACAACCACCTCCGGAGGGTGCCCGATGGGCTGCCCTCAGCCCTCGAGCAGCTGTACTTGGAGCATAACAACGTCTACACTGTCCCCGATAGCTACTTCCGGGGGTCACCCAAGCTGCTCTATGTGCGGTTGTCACACAACAGTCTCACCAACAGTGGCCTGGCCACCAACACCTTCAATTCCAGCAGCCTCCTCGAGCTTGACCTGTCCTACAACCAGCTACAGAAGATTCCCCCTGTCAACACCAACCTGGAGAACCTCTACCTCCAAGGCAACAGGATCAATG AGTTTTCCATCAGCAGCTTCTGCACCGTGGTGGACGTCATGAACTTCTCCAAGCTGCAGGTGCTGCGCCTGGACGGCAACGAGATCCAGCGCAGCGCCATGCCGGTGGACGCGCCCCTGTGCCTGCGCCTCGCCAGCCTCATCGAGATTTGA